A single genomic interval of Antechinus flavipes isolate AdamAnt ecotype Samford, QLD, Australia chromosome 1, AdamAnt_v2, whole genome shotgun sequence harbors:
- the TNFSF14 gene encoding tumor necrosis factor ligand superfamily member 14 has translation MGDPVTRPSVFVVDGQTDVPFSRLQGGRPRTCQGAQLGLGFLLLLALTGIAVEGYFLWRFQWDLVALGLRLPREENSLEKLIQERTSYQNKPAAHLTGANSSLVLRGGPLLWEAQLGLAFLRDLDYRAGSLVCTHPGYYYIYSKVQLGGFGCLGGSVTGGQVTHGLYKRTARYPKELELLVSRRSSCGWAGTSAKVWWDSSFLGGVVHLEAGEEVFVRVPEERLVRIKDGTRSYFGAFMV, from the exons ATGGGGGATCCCGTGACTCGCCCCTCAGTGTTTGTGGTGGATGGACAGACGGACGTACCCTTCTCCCGGCTGCAAGGGGGCAGGCCCCGGACCTGCCAAGGAGCCCAGCTGGGCCTGGGGTTCCTGCTGCTGTTGGCCCTGACTGGCATAGCTGTCGAGGGCTATTTCCTCTGGCGCTTCCAGTGGGACCTGGTGGCCCTGGGCCTCCGGCTACCG agagaGGAGAACTCCTTAGAGAAGCTGATTCAGG AACGGACATCCTATCAGAACAAGCCAGCTGCTCACCTCACAG GGGCCAACTCAAGCCTGGTCCTGAGGGGTGGACCATTGCTCTGGGAAGCCCAGCTGGGCCTCGCTTTTCTTCGAGATCTGGACTATCGAGCAGGGTCACTGGTGTGCACCCATCCTGGCTACTACTACATCTATTCGAAGGTGCAGCTTGGCGGCTTTGGATGCCTAGGAGGGTCAGTGACTGGTGGACAAGTTACCCACGGGCTCTACAAGCGAACAGCCCGCTACCCCAAAGAGCTGGAGCTGCTGGTCAGCCGTCGGTCATCCTGTGGCTGGGCAGGGACCTCGGCCAAAGTCTGGTGGGACAGCAGCTTCCTGGGTGGCGTGGTTCACCTTGAAGCTGGCGAGGAAGTCTTCGTCCGAGTGCCAGAAGAGAGGCTGGTCAGGATCAAAGATGGGACCCGCTCCTATTTTGGGGCATTCATGGTTTAA